The Pseudanabaena sp. PCC 6802 genomic interval CCTGGGAATTGCTGCCAATAATGAAAATAAGCATTTTGATACGGTCTTGATGGGGCGCAGAACCTATGAAATCGGTCAAAAGATAGGAATTACCAACCCCTATCCCCAGATGCAACAATACTTAATCTCTCGCAGTCTACAGGCAAGCCCAGATCCCAATATTAATTTAGTTTCTACCGATCCTGTCACCCTAGTCCGAGAATTGAAGCAGCAGCCTGGTAAGGATATCTGGCTGTGTGGCGGTGGCAATTTAGCAACAACACTTTTCCCAGCGATCGATGCGATGATTCTAAAAGTACATCCAGTCCTGCTGGGTACGGGTATCCCACTGTTGTCTGGTGCGATTAAACCAACCCCACTGGAAATCACCAGCAGCAAAATCTACAATAATGGTTGCATGTTATTGCATTACCGCTTGAAACATTGAAACAATGCAATGAACTTTTTAGGGCGTATTTTTGGTGTTTTTTGCACCCATCGATCGAATTCTTGGTAGAACGGCAGCAACTTCAGGGATGGAAATCTATGCGTTATCGTAGACTCAGCTACTCCTATACCGGCATTTTTACTGGAATGGGTTCCCCCTCGCCCACCGCTCCTTGGGGGAGCCGCATGCATGCAAGTTTTGCTCACCCGCAGTGGCACCCCCCTGCCGACCTGCACGAAACCCCCACAGCGTTAATTGTCAAAGTAGAAATTGCTGGTTTAGCAGATGAAGATTTTGAGATTTGTCTCTATGAAAATGCCCTGACGATCGAAGGGGAGAGAGCGTGGGAAATGCCCGAGGGAGATCGGCAATATCATGCGGTGAACATTCAATACGGATCGTTTCGTCTAGACGTACCCCTCAAACATAAGATCGATTGCGATCGCGTTCAGGCTCGCTACGATCGCGGTTTTCTCTACGTCATGCTACCGAAAATGGAGGTGGAGTCGTGACTCACGCAGGTTCGAGCAATGCTGGAAATAATAACGAGTATATTCCCGAGATTCCCGACGCGCTTCCGGTTTTACCGCTAATCGATACCGTGGTCGTACCCATGGCAGTAGCTCCCATTGTGGTGGGACACCAGCGCTCGATCGATCTAGTAGATGAGGTAATGCGTACCAATCGCCTGTTGGCATTAGTGGCTCAGCGCGATCCGGAAGCACATCCAGCGGGGCCAGACGATATCTACCGCGTCGGTACCGCCGCCATTATCCACCGACTCCTGCGGTTGCCAGATGGAACCTTACAACTGGTCGTGCAGGGATTAGAACGAATTCGGATTCTAGATTTTTTGCAGATAGAACCGTTTCTGGTGGCGAGAATTGACAGAGCGCCCGAACGCACGGTGGTAAATATGGAAATAGAAGCCCTGCGCCGTACCCTGGGCGACCTGTTTCGCAAACTCGTGCCTTTAACAAACGATATTCCCGACGAACTGGCATCTGCTGGCGACAATATCAGCGACCCGCGCATGTTTGCCTATCTGGTGACAGCGATGATGCCGATGGAAACTACAGTGCGGCAGGAAGTGTTGGAATTGGATGACACCGCAGATAAACTAAAACGGTTGATTAACTTGATGCAGCAGGAGCTAGCTGTCCGGGAGTTGCAACAGCAAATTGCTTCTGATGCCCGGGAAAAAATTTCCAAAACTCAACGGGAATATATTTTAAGAGAACAATTAAAGTCGATTCAGCAAGAACTGGGCGAGGAGGATACCGAGCAAGCCGAAATTCAAGAGTTGCGCCAACAGATGGAAGCAGCCAATCTACCTGCAGAAGCGCACAAAGAAGCCTTCCGAGAATTATCGCGACTGGAGCGCTTGCCCGCAATATCGCCGGAGTATGGTACGATCCGCACCTATCTCGACTGGATGGTGAGCCTACCCTGGAATGCCACGACTGGCAGCGCGATCGACCTCGTTTGTGCGGGTCAAATCCTCGATGAAGATCATTATGACTTGGAACGGATCAAAGACCGGATTTTAGAATACTTAGCGGTCAAAAAACTGAAAGCAGATCGTCAGGCTCAGTCAGGTTTACAGTCTCAATCTCAGCGGGAGACTGAGAATACCGATCGCAAAGAAACTGATAGCATGACTGAGAGCATTTTTGATGACAGCCGTCGAGAACCAATCCTGTGTTTTGTGGGACCGCCCGGTGTCGGCAAAACCTCTCTCGGACAGTCCATTGCCCGCGCCATGGGGCGCAAGTTCGTGCGTATCAGTCTGGGTGGCATTCACGACGAAGCCGAAATTCGCGGCCATCGCCGTACCTATATTGGAGCTTTACCCGGTCGCCTGATTCACGCCTTGCGACGAGCAGAAACTGCCGATCCCGTGTTTATGTTTGATGAGGTAGATAAGCTAGGCAGAGGCTTTCAAGGCGATCCGGCGGCTGCACTCTTAGAAGTTCTCGATCCAGCTCAGAATCATGCCTTTGTGGATACTTATCTCAGCGTTCCCTTTGACTTGTCCAGGGTGCTGTTTATCTGCACGGCAAACACAATTGAAACTATTCCATCACCGTTACTCGATCGCATGGAGATTTTGAGCCTTTCTGGTTACACGGAAATGGAAAAGCTGCACATTGCCCGTCGCTATCTGCTGCCCAAACAATTGCGCGCTAACGGTTTGCAGCTGCACGAACTCAAGATTCCCGATGCCGACTTGCAACGTATTATTCGCGAGTATACCCGTGAAGCGGGAGTACGCAATTTGGAACGGGAAATCGGTACTGTGATTCGCAAAGTGGCTCGCAAAATAGTCGAAGGTGCGACAACCCCAATTACGATTGAGGCGGAACAGATTCCAGATTACTTGCGACGACCCCGGTTTGAGAATGAAGTGGTGGAACGGATCGATCGCCCTGGCATTGCCACCGGCCTGGCATGGACTCCCGCAGGTGGAGACGTATTGTTTGTCGAAGCTGCAATGATGGGCGGACAGGAGGAACGGTTAGTACTGACAGGGATGTTGGGGGATGTGATGCGCGAATCGGCGCAGGCGGCTCTATCCTACGTGCATTCCAATGCGGAGAAACTCGGTATCGACCCCAAAACCTTTGTGGGTAAAGTGGTACACGTCCACGTACCTGCAGGGGCAACTCCTAAAGATGGGCCTTCGGCGGGGGTGACGATGGTAGCAGCGATCGCCTCCCTTGCCTCTGGCCGCTTGGTAAGGAACGATGTGGCTATGACTGGCGAAATTACGCTGCGCGGGAAAGTGCTACCTGTAGGCGGTATTCGTGAAAAAATGCTGGCTGCCTATCGAGCAGGAGTAAAAACGGTGATTTTGCCGCAGCGCAACCAACCAGATCTGGAGGACGTGCCCGATGAAGTGCAACGCGACCTGAAGTTTGTGTTTGCAACTGCTGCTGAGGAGGTGTTGGCGGCTGCCCTGGCACCTGTATGAGGTGGCGGCATCC includes:
- a CDS encoding dihydrofolate reductase family protein; this encodes MRQLKYLVACTVDRFIAGRDDSFDFFLMEGEHMTDIIQEFPETMPAHLHDLLGIAANNENKHFDTVLMGRRTYEIGQKIGITNPYPQMQQYLISRSLQASPDPNINLVSTDPVTLVRELKQQPGKDIWLCGGGNLATTLFPAIDAMILKVHPVLLGTGIPLLSGAIKPTPLEITSSKIYNNGCMLLHYRLKH
- a CDS encoding Hsp20/alpha crystallin family protein is translated as MHASFAHPQWHPPADLHETPTALIVKVEIAGLADEDFEICLYENALTIEGERAWEMPEGDRQYHAVNIQYGSFRLDVPLKHKIDCDRVQARYDRGFLYVMLPKMEVES
- the lon gene encoding endopeptidase La; this translates as MTHAGSSNAGNNNEYIPEIPDALPVLPLIDTVVVPMAVAPIVVGHQRSIDLVDEVMRTNRLLALVAQRDPEAHPAGPDDIYRVGTAAIIHRLLRLPDGTLQLVVQGLERIRILDFLQIEPFLVARIDRAPERTVVNMEIEALRRTLGDLFRKLVPLTNDIPDELASAGDNISDPRMFAYLVTAMMPMETTVRQEVLELDDTADKLKRLINLMQQELAVRELQQQIASDAREKISKTQREYILREQLKSIQQELGEEDTEQAEIQELRQQMEAANLPAEAHKEAFRELSRLERLPAISPEYGTIRTYLDWMVSLPWNATTGSAIDLVCAGQILDEDHYDLERIKDRILEYLAVKKLKADRQAQSGLQSQSQRETENTDRKETDSMTESIFDDSRREPILCFVGPPGVGKTSLGQSIARAMGRKFVRISLGGIHDEAEIRGHRRTYIGALPGRLIHALRRAETADPVFMFDEVDKLGRGFQGDPAAALLEVLDPAQNHAFVDTYLSVPFDLSRVLFICTANTIETIPSPLLDRMEILSLSGYTEMEKLHIARRYLLPKQLRANGLQLHELKIPDADLQRIIREYTREAGVRNLEREIGTVIRKVARKIVEGATTPITIEAEQIPDYLRRPRFENEVVERIDRPGIATGLAWTPAGGDVLFVEAAMMGGQEERLVLTGMLGDVMRESAQAALSYVHSNAEKLGIDPKTFVGKVVHVHVPAGATPKDGPSAGVTMVAAIASLASGRLVRNDVAMTGEITLRGKVLPVGGIREKMLAAYRAGVKTVILPQRNQPDLEDVPDEVQRDLKFVFATAAEEVLAAALAPV